Proteins from a single region of Pseudomonas phenolilytica:
- the lysS gene encoding lysine--tRNA ligase, which produces MSEQPLNQHAIQEEENKLIALRKEKLAAVREQGNAFPNDFRRDSYAGDLQKQYAEKTKEELEAAAIPVKVAGRIMLNRGAFMVLQDMSGRIQVYVDRKILPAEQLEAVKHFDLGDIIAAEGTLARSGKGDLYVYMNSVRLLTKSLRPLPDKFHGLTDTEQRYRQRYVDLIMNDEVRETFRVRSQVIAHIRQFLRERDFLEVETPMLQTIPGGAAAKPFETHHNALDMPMFLRIAPELYLKRLVVGGFERVFEINRNFRNEGVSTRHNPEFTMLEFYQAYADYEDNMDLTEELFRELAQAVLGTTDVPYGDKVFHFGEPFARLSVFDSILQFNPEISASDLNDLEKARAIAKKAGAKLLGHEGLGKLQVMIFEELVEHKLEQPTFITEYPFEVSPLARRNDRNPNVTDRFELFIGGREIANAYSELNDAEDQAERFHAQVADKDAGDDEAMHFDADFVRALEYGMPPTAGEGIGIDRLVMLLTNSPSIRDVILFPHMRPEV; this is translated from the coding sequence ATGAGCGAACAACCGCTGAACCAGCACGCCATCCAAGAGGAAGAAAACAAGCTGATTGCCCTGCGCAAGGAAAAGCTTGCTGCCGTGCGCGAGCAGGGCAATGCCTTCCCCAATGACTTCCGTCGCGACAGCTATGCAGGCGATCTGCAGAAACAGTACGCCGAGAAGACCAAGGAGGAGCTGGAAGCGGCCGCCATTCCGGTCAAGGTCGCCGGGCGCATCATGCTCAATCGTGGCGCGTTCATGGTCCTGCAGGACATGAGCGGGCGCATCCAGGTCTACGTCGACCGCAAGATTCTGCCGGCCGAGCAGCTGGAAGCGGTCAAGCACTTCGACCTCGGCGACATCATCGCCGCCGAAGGCACCCTGGCACGCTCCGGCAAGGGCGACCTGTACGTCTACATGAACAGCGTGCGCCTGCTGACCAAGTCGTTGCGTCCGCTGCCGGACAAGTTCCACGGTCTGACCGACACCGAGCAACGTTACCGCCAGCGCTACGTCGACCTGATCATGAACGACGAGGTGCGCGAGACCTTCCGCGTGCGCTCGCAGGTGATTGCGCACATCCGTCAGTTCCTGCGCGAGCGCGACTTTCTCGAAGTGGAAACTCCGATGCTGCAGACCATTCCCGGTGGTGCCGCAGCCAAGCCGTTCGAGACCCACCACAACGCGCTGGACATGCCGATGTTCCTGCGCATTGCGCCGGAGCTGTACCTGAAGCGCCTGGTGGTCGGTGGCTTCGAGCGTGTGTTCGAGATCAACCGCAACTTCCGTAACGAAGGCGTTTCGACCCGGCATAACCCCGAGTTCACCATGCTCGAGTTCTACCAGGCCTACGCTGACTACGAAGACAACATGGACCTGACCGAGGAGCTGTTCCGCGAGCTGGCCCAGGCCGTACTCGGCACTACCGACGTGCCCTATGGCGACAAGGTGTTCCATTTCGGTGAGCCGTTCGCGCGACTGTCGGTGTTCGATTCGATCCTCCAGTTCAACCCGGAAATCTCGGCCTCCGATCTCAACGATCTGGAAAAGGCCCGGGCCATCGCCAAGAAGGCCGGTGCCAAGCTGCTCGGCCATGAGGGTCTGGGCAAACTGCAGGTGATGATTTTCGAGGAGTTGGTCGAGCACAAGCTGGAGCAGCCGACCTTCATCACCGAGTACCCCTTCGAGGTCTCGCCGCTGGCCCGCCGCAACGATCGCAACCCGAACGTCACCGACCGCTTCGAGCTGTTCATCGGCGGTCGCGAGATCGCCAACGCCTACTCCGAGCTTAACGATGCCGAAGACCAGGCCGAGCGTTTCCACGCCCAGGTGGCGGACAAGGATGCCGGTGACGACGAGGCCATGCACTTCGACGCCGACTTCGTCCGCGCGCTGGAATACGGCATGCCGCCGACCGCGGGCGAGGGCATTGGTATCGACCGCCTGGTGATGCTGCTGACCAACTCGCCGTCGATCCGCGACGTGATTCTCTTCCCGCACATGCGCCCGGAAGTCTGA
- a CDS encoding DUF4398 domain-containing protein gives MKTETSTPASRIHLPKLAAVALGSLLLTACAGNPPKEQFAVTESAVRSAVSAGGPEYAAVEMRAAQEKWKEAELAMQKEDFERARILAEQAEWDARVAERKAEAAKAQKAVEDAEQGINELREEGMRNVQ, from the coding sequence ATGAAGACAGAAACCTCAACGCCCGCTTCGCGCATTCATCTGCCCAAGCTTGCCGCCGTCGCGCTGGGCAGCCTGCTGCTCACGGCCTGTGCCGGCAACCCGCCGAAAGAGCAGTTCGCGGTGACCGAATCGGCCGTGCGCAGCGCCGTCAGCGCTGGCGGCCCGGAGTATGCCGCGGTGGAAATGCGCGCCGCGCAGGAGAAGTGGAAGGAAGCTGAGCTGGCCATGCAGAAGGAGGACTTCGAACGCGCGCGCATCCTCGCCGAGCAGGCCGAGTGGGATGCCCGCGTGGCCGAGCGCAAGGCAGAGGCGGCCAAGGCGCAGAAAGCCGTCGAGGACGCCGAGCAGGGAATCAACGAGTTGCGCGAAGAAGGTATGCGCAACGTCCAGTGA
- a CDS encoding molybdopterin oxidoreductase family protein, with protein MSETTVHHRACHLCEAICGLTIQTEVERILSIKGDPLDPFSRGHICPKAVALQDIQHDPDRLRRPMRRQGTQWQAIEWDDAFALVAERLAEIRERHGSNAVAVYQGNPSVHNYGLMTHSNYFLGLLKTRNRFSATSVDQLPHHLISYLMYGHGLLLPVPDIDHTDFMLILGGNPLASNGSIMTVPDVEKRLKTLRARGGTLVVVDPRRSETAAIADRHLFVRPGQDAALLFGLLNTLFEEGLTRATPLPVDGLVEVRAAIAPFSAEAMSARCGVPAETIRQLARDFAAADKAVCYGRMGVSTQAFGSLCQWLVQLINLVTGNLDRVGGALCTEPAVDLVESTTGGHFAAWRSRVSQLPEYGGELPVAALAEEMLEPGDGQVRALITVAGNPVLSTPNGRKLEQALDGLEFMLSVDFYINETTRYADLILPPTAPLEHDHYDSTFNLLAVRNVTRFNRPVLAKPDGALDDWEIFVGLAKAYAARTGVELKPTLAPQQMIDLALRHGPYGDRSERRLSLAALEDYPHGLDLGPLKPNLARRLKTANQRIQAAPPLLVEDLQRFARQPQAPADALLLIGRRHVRSNNSWMHNYPRLVKGKPRHQLLMHPADMAARQLHDGQRVRVRARVGAVEVEVLGSDEMMPGVVSLPHGWGHARVGVQLAVAAQQPGVSSNDLTDEQALDVSGNAALNGVPVQVSAA; from the coding sequence ATGAGCGAGACGACCGTCCATCACCGTGCCTGCCACCTGTGCGAAGCCATCTGCGGCCTGACCATCCAGACCGAAGTCGAGCGCATCCTCTCGATCAAGGGCGATCCGCTCGATCCGTTCAGCCGGGGCCATATCTGCCCCAAGGCCGTGGCGCTGCAGGATATCCAGCACGATCCCGACCGCCTGCGCCGACCGATGCGCCGGCAGGGCACGCAGTGGCAGGCGATCGAATGGGACGACGCGTTCGCCCTGGTCGCCGAACGGCTCGCCGAGATTCGCGAACGTCATGGCAGCAACGCGGTAGCCGTCTACCAGGGCAATCCGAGCGTGCACAACTACGGGCTGATGACCCACAGCAACTATTTCCTCGGCCTGCTGAAGACGCGCAACCGCTTCTCCGCAACCTCGGTCGACCAGCTGCCGCATCACCTGATCAGCTACCTGATGTACGGCCACGGCCTGCTGTTGCCGGTGCCGGATATCGATCACACCGATTTCATGCTGATCCTCGGCGGCAATCCGCTGGCCTCAAACGGCAGCATCATGACCGTGCCGGACGTGGAAAAGCGCCTCAAGACGCTGCGCGCACGGGGCGGCACGCTGGTGGTGGTCGATCCGCGCCGCAGCGAGACCGCGGCGATCGCCGACCGCCATCTGTTCGTACGTCCGGGACAGGACGCGGCGCTGCTGTTCGGTCTGCTCAACACGCTGTTCGAGGAAGGGCTGACACGCGCCACACCGCTTCCGGTGGACGGCCTCGTCGAGGTGCGCGCGGCCATCGCGCCGTTCAGCGCCGAGGCGATGAGCGCGCGCTGCGGTGTGCCTGCCGAGACGATCCGCCAACTGGCGCGGGATTTCGCCGCCGCGGACAAGGCGGTCTGCTACGGCCGCATGGGCGTCTCGACCCAGGCATTCGGCAGCCTGTGCCAGTGGCTGGTGCAATTGATCAATCTGGTCACCGGCAATCTCGACCGAGTTGGTGGCGCCTTGTGCACGGAGCCTGCGGTGGATCTGGTGGAAAGCACCACCGGCGGACACTTCGCGGCCTGGCGCAGCCGGGTTTCGCAACTGCCGGAGTACGGCGGCGAACTGCCGGTGGCGGCGCTGGCCGAGGAGATGCTCGAGCCCGGAGACGGGCAGGTGCGTGCGCTGATCACCGTGGCCGGCAACCCGGTGCTCTCCACGCCCAACGGGCGCAAGCTGGAGCAGGCGCTCGACGGCCTGGAATTCATGCTCAGCGTCGACTTCTACATCAACGAAACCACGCGCTACGCCGATCTCATCCTGCCGCCGACCGCGCCGCTGGAGCACGATCATTACGACAGCACCTTCAACCTGCTCGCCGTGCGCAATGTCACGCGCTTCAACCGGCCGGTGCTGGCCAAGCCTGACGGCGCGCTGGACGACTGGGAAATCTTCGTCGGACTGGCCAAGGCCTATGCGGCGCGTACCGGCGTCGAGCTGAAACCGACGCTGGCGCCGCAGCAGATGATCGACCTGGCGTTGCGTCACGGTCCCTACGGCGATCGCTCCGAGCGCAGACTGAGCCTGGCGGCGCTCGAGGACTATCCGCACGGGCTGGACCTCGGGCCGCTCAAGCCAAACCTCGCGCGTCGTCTGAAGACGGCGAACCAGCGCATCCAGGCAGCGCCGCCGCTGCTTGTGGAAGACCTGCAGCGCTTCGCCCGCCAGCCGCAGGCGCCAGCCGATGCGTTGCTGCTGATCGGCCGTCGCCATGTGCGCAGCAATAATTCCTGGATGCACAATTACCCGCGGTTGGTGAAGGGCAAGCCGCGTCACCAGCTGCTGATGCATCCGGCCGACATGGCGGCGCGCCAGCTGCACGATGGTCAGCGCGTGCGGGTTCGCGCGCGCGTGGGTGCGGTCGAGGTGGAGGTGCTCGGCAGCGACGAAATGATGCCGGGCGTGGTCAGCCTGCCGCACGGCTGGGGCCATGCCCGCGTGGGTGTGCAGCTGGCCGTCGCCGCGCAACAGCCGGGTGTCAGCAGCAACGATCTGACCGACGAACAGGCGCTGGATGTCTCCGGCAACGCGGCGCTCAATGGTGTGCCGGTGCAGGTGAGCGCAGCCTGA
- a CDS encoding flavohemoglobin expression-modulating QEGLA motif protein has product MNNRNNLDEYQTIVRALSDRIVDAQTPVRVLDAVKWDDSIRQAFFATGGRQLPPVDRGYYEARPLAYDSGAKKQEFQDIERDITRQLGQFNPVGQIMRRMCREYRMVIRMLEARGTPDFGMISQELYGAASDAFHAGDPTLADLGLMLSDYLNNIADRSDLKDEPKTLDAKQAVALLQKRLDAVFGEGEGVIRVFESDGILADAAAGADYIKIRSDALFNERDVRALEVHEGLVHVGTTLNGLNQPICTFLAKGPPSSTVTQEGLAILMEVIAFASYPTRLRKLTNRTRAIHMAEDGADFLDVFAFFREQGYADDECYSNASRVFRGSTPDGLPFTKDLSYLKGFIMIYNYIQLAVRKGQLEQIPLLFCGKTTLEDMRTLRQLVDEGMVVPPRYLPQQFQDLNALSAWMCFSNFLNHLSLDRIEADYANIL; this is encoded by the coding sequence ATGAATAACCGCAACAATCTCGATGAATATCAGACGATCGTGCGCGCGTTGTCCGATCGTATCGTCGATGCGCAGACTCCGGTGCGCGTGCTCGATGCGGTGAAGTGGGACGACAGTATTCGCCAGGCATTTTTCGCGACCGGAGGGCGCCAGCTGCCGCCGGTGGACCGCGGCTATTACGAGGCACGGCCGCTGGCCTACGACTCCGGTGCGAAGAAGCAGGAATTCCAGGATATCGAGCGCGACATCACGCGCCAGCTCGGCCAGTTCAATCCGGTCGGGCAGATCATGCGGCGCATGTGCCGCGAATACCGCATGGTCATCCGCATGCTCGAGGCGCGAGGCACGCCGGACTTCGGCATGATCTCGCAGGAACTCTACGGGGCCGCATCCGATGCCTTCCACGCCGGTGACCCGACCCTCGCCGACCTCGGGTTGATGCTTTCCGATTACCTGAACAACATCGCCGATCGCAGCGACCTGAAGGACGAACCCAAGACGCTGGACGCCAAGCAGGCGGTCGCCCTGCTGCAGAAGCGCCTCGATGCGGTGTTCGGCGAGGGCGAGGGCGTGATCCGCGTGTTCGAGTCCGATGGCATCCTCGCCGATGCCGCGGCCGGCGCTGACTACATCAAGATCCGCAGCGATGCGCTGTTCAACGAGCGCGACGTGCGCGCGCTGGAAGTCCACGAGGGGCTGGTGCACGTCGGCACCACACTCAATGGACTCAATCAGCCGATCTGTACCTTTCTCGCCAAGGGGCCGCCGTCTTCCACCGTGACCCAGGAAGGCCTGGCGATCCTGATGGAGGTGATTGCCTTCGCCTCCTATCCGACCCGTCTGCGCAAACTCACCAATCGCACGCGCGCCATTCACATGGCAGAGGACGGTGCCGACTTCCTCGATGTGTTCGCCTTCTTCCGCGAGCAGGGTTATGCAGACGACGAGTGCTACAGCAATGCCAGTCGCGTGTTCCGCGGCTCGACGCCCGATGGCCTGCCCTTCACCAAGGACCTGTCCTACCTGAAGGGCTTCATCATGATCTACAACTACATCCAGCTTGCGGTGCGCAAGGGCCAGCTGGAGCAGATCCCACTGCTGTTCTGCGGCAAGACCACGCTGGAGGACATGCGCACCCTGCGCCAGCTGGTGGACGAGGGGATGGTGGTGCCGCCGCGCTATCTGCCGCAACAGTTCCAGGACCTCAACGCGCTGTCGGCGTGGATGTGCTTCTCCAACTTCCTCAATCACCTGAGCCTGGATCGCATCGAAGCGGACTACGCCAACATCCTCTGA
- a CDS encoding NADH:flavin oxidoreductase/NADH oxidase, with product MSQLFQPLTLRQLTLPNRIAVSPMCQYSAEGGMANDWHLVHLGSRAVGGAGLVIIEATAVTSDGRISPEDLGIWSDEHVEPLRRITRFIEAQGSVAGVQLAHAGRKASTWRPWLGKHGSVPVAEGGWIPVGPSTIAFSPEHAVPTALDEAAIAEVVQAFVAGAERALAAGFKIAEVHAAHGYLLHQFLSPLSNQRQDRYGGSFENRIRLLLEVTAAVREVWPRELPLFVRLSATDWVEDGWNPDETVKLAQRLKEVGVDLIDVSSGGTAANAEIPVGPGYQTQFAERVRKEAGIATGTVGMITEAVQAEHILRTGQADLILLARELLRDPYWPLHAAEYLGDRAVPWPAQYVRAAHRDTPIRQLPDALD from the coding sequence ATGTCCCAGCTATTCCAGCCGCTTACCCTGCGCCAGCTGACGTTGCCCAACCGGATCGCCGTTTCGCCGATGTGCCAGTACTCGGCCGAGGGCGGCATGGCTAATGACTGGCACCTCGTGCATCTCGGCAGTCGCGCCGTCGGCGGCGCCGGACTGGTGATCATCGAGGCAACGGCGGTGACGTCAGACGGACGGATATCCCCCGAAGACCTGGGCATCTGGTCCGACGAGCACGTCGAGCCGCTGCGCCGTATCACCCGTTTTATCGAGGCACAGGGTTCGGTCGCTGGCGTGCAGCTGGCGCACGCCGGGCGCAAGGCGAGTACCTGGCGGCCCTGGCTCGGTAAGCACGGCAGTGTGCCGGTCGCCGAGGGCGGCTGGATTCCGGTGGGGCCGTCGACCATCGCCTTCTCGCCGGAGCACGCGGTACCTACCGCACTGGACGAGGCCGCCATCGCCGAGGTGGTGCAGGCGTTCGTCGCCGGCGCCGAGCGCGCGCTGGCTGCCGGCTTCAAGATCGCCGAGGTCCATGCTGCGCACGGCTATCTGCTGCATCAGTTTCTCTCGCCGCTATCCAATCAGCGTCAGGATCGCTATGGCGGTTCGTTCGAGAACCGTATCCGCCTGTTGCTGGAAGTCACCGCGGCGGTGCGCGAGGTCTGGCCGCGGGAGCTGCCCCTGTTCGTGCGGCTTTCGGCGACCGACTGGGTGGAGGACGGCTGGAACCCGGATGAAACCGTGAAGCTGGCGCAGCGCCTGAAGGAAGTGGGCGTCGACCTGATCGATGTTTCGTCCGGCGGTACTGCGGCCAATGCGGAGATTCCGGTCGGCCCGGGCTATCAGACCCAGTTCGCCGAGCGCGTGCGCAAAGAGGCCGGTATCGCCACCGGTACCGTGGGCATGATCACCGAAGCGGTACAGGCCGAGCACATCCTGCGTACCGGTCAGGCCGATCTGATCCTGCTGGCCCGCGAGCTGCTGCGTGACCCGTACTGGCCACTGCACGCCGCCGAGTATCTGGGCGATCGCGCGGTGCCGTGGCCTGCGCAATACGTGCGCGCCGCCCACCGCGACACGCCGATCCGCCAGTTGCCCGACGCGCTCGATTGA
- a CDS encoding TIGR00266 family protein has translation MPSHQLEYDILGQSAQSVEIILDPGETVIAEAGAMNYMTEGVRFEARMGDGSASGVLGKLWGMGKRMLTGESLFLTHFTNSGKGKARVAFAAPYPGTVVPVDLAALGGRLTCQKDSFLCAAYGTRVGIALSKRIGAGFFGGEGFILQRLEGDGLAFLHAGGTVIRKELKDETLRLDTGCLVAFSDGIDYDIQLAGGLKSMLFGGEGLLLTTLKGTGSVWIQSLPFSRLAERVYAATWQARGETRAGGD, from the coding sequence ATGCCCAGCCATCAGCTCGAATACGACATCCTCGGTCAGTCCGCACAGAGCGTGGAGATCATTCTCGACCCCGGTGAGACGGTGATCGCCGAGGCCGGTGCGATGAACTATATGACCGAAGGCGTGCGCTTCGAGGCGCGCATGGGGGACGGCTCGGCCAGCGGTGTACTCGGCAAGTTGTGGGGCATGGGCAAGCGCATGCTCACTGGCGAGTCGCTGTTCCTCACCCACTTCACCAACAGCGGCAAGGGCAAGGCGCGGGTGGCGTTCGCTGCGCCCTATCCGGGCACGGTAGTGCCGGTGGACCTCGCCGCTCTCGGCGGCCGGCTGACCTGCCAGAAAGACAGCTTTCTCTGCGCGGCCTACGGTACCCGGGTCGGCATCGCCTTGAGCAAGCGCATCGGCGCCGGTTTCTTCGGCGGTGAGGGCTTCATCCTCCAGCGCCTGGAAGGCGACGGGCTGGCGTTCCTGCATGCCGGCGGCACGGTGATTCGCAAGGAACTGAAAGACGAAACGTTGCGCCTGGATACCGGCTGCCTGGTCGCTTTCAGCGATGGCATCGATTACGACATCCAGCTTGCCGGTGGCCTGAAGAGCATGCTGTTCGGCGGCGAGGGGCTGCTGCTGACCACCCTCAAGGGCACCGGCAGCGTCTGGATCCAGAGCCTGCCGTTCTCGCGGCTGGCCGAGCGTGTCTACGCGGCGACCTGGCAGGCCCGCGGCGAGACACGGGCGGGCGGCGACTGA
- a CDS encoding OmpA family protein produces MHKLVTLPTLLALSIGLVACANQPNPQLEKARSSFSSLQADARASKLAALETQDAGKALDQANKAYLDDADEKQVDQLAYLAQRRIEVAEQTIALRTAEADLEKASARRAEARLESREAEIRKLQESLQAKQTERGTLVTFGDVLFDYDRAELKPGGMRSVQKLADFLNENPERKVIVEGYTDSNGSDAYNLSLSERRANAVRMALVQMGVDPQRVVSHGYGEDYPVASNSTSSGRAMNRRVEVTISDDDRPVAPRSSMR; encoded by the coding sequence ATGCACAAGCTCGTTACCCTTCCGACCCTGCTGGCGCTGAGCATCGGCCTGGTGGCCTGCGCCAACCAACCCAATCCGCAGCTGGAGAAAGCCCGCAGCAGCTTCTCGTCGCTGCAAGCCGACGCCCGCGCCTCCAAGCTCGCCGCGCTGGAAACCCAGGATGCCGGCAAGGCGCTCGATCAGGCCAATAAGGCGTACCTCGACGATGCCGACGAGAAGCAAGTCGATCAGCTCGCCTATCTCGCCCAGCGCCGCATCGAGGTGGCCGAACAGACCATTGCCCTGCGCACCGCCGAGGCGGATCTGGAAAAAGCCTCGGCGCGCCGTGCCGAAGCCCGCCTGGAATCGCGCGAGGCGGAAATCCGCAAGCTGCAGGAGAGCTTGCAGGCCAAGCAGACCGAGCGCGGCACCCTGGTGACCTTCGGCGATGTGCTGTTCGACTACGACCGCGCCGAACTGAAGCCCGGCGGCATGCGCAGCGTGCAGAAGCTGGCCGACTTCCTCAACGAAAACCCCGAGCGCAAGGTGATCGTCGAGGGCTATACCGACAGCAACGGCTCGGACGCCTACAACCTGAGCCTGTCCGAGCGACGCGCCAACGCCGTGCGCATGGCGCTGGTGCAGATGGGCGTCGATCCGCAGCGCGTCGTCAGCCACGGCTACGGCGAGGACTATCCGGTGGCGAGCAACAGCACCTCGTCAGGGCGCGCCATGAACCGTCGCGTCGAGGTGACCATCTCCGACGATGACCGGCCGGTCGCACCGCGTTCCTCGATGCGCTGA
- the prfB gene encoding peptide chain release factor 2 (programmed frameshift) has product MEINPILNSIKDLSDRTQSIRGYLDYDQKHDRLVEVNRELEDPNVWNNPEYAQNLGRERATLAQIVETIDDLTGSLTDSRDLLDMAVEEDDQGAVDDIAAELERLREILEKLEFRRMFSHEMDPNNCYLDIQAGSGGTEAQDWANILLRMYLRWADKRGFNAEIVELSEGEVAGIKGATVHIKGEYAFGWLRTEIGVHRLVRKSPFDSGARRHTSFSAVFVSPEIDDRVEIEINPADLRIDTYRSSGAGGQHVNTTDSAVRITHVPTNTVVACQNERSQHANKDTAMKMLRAKLYELEMQKRNAASQALEDSKSDIGWGHQIRSYVLDDSRIKDLRTGVERSDCQKVLDGDLDGYLEASLKQGL; this is encoded by the exons ATGGAAATCAACCCGATCCTCAACAGCATCAAGGACCTGTCCGACCGCACCCAGTCCATTCGGGGGTATCTT GACTACGATCAGAAGCATGATCGTCTCGTCGAAGTAAACCGCGAACTCGAAGATCCGAACGTCTGGAATAACCCCGAATACGCGCAGAATCTGGGCCGTGAGCGCGCCACCCTGGCGCAGATCGTCGAGACCATCGACGACCTCACCGGCAGCCTGACCGACTCGCGCGACCTGCTCGACATGGCCGTCGAAGAAGACGACCAGGGCGCGGTGGATGACATCGCCGCCGAGCTGGAACGCCTGCGCGAAATTCTCGAGAAGCTCGAGTTCCGCCGCATGTTCAGCCACGAGATGGACCCGAACAACTGCTACCTCGATATCCAGGCTGGCTCCGGCGGTACCGAGGCGCAGGACTGGGCCAACATCCTGCTGCGTATGTACCTGCGCTGGGCCGACAAGCGTGGCTTCAATGCCGAGATCGTCGAACTGTCCGAGGGCGAAGTCGCCGGCATCAAGGGTGCCACCGTGCATATCAAGGGCGAATACGCCTTCGGCTGGCTGCGCACCGAGATCGGTGTGCACCGCCTGGTGCGCAAGAGTCCGTTCGACTCCGGCGCCCGTCGCCACACCTCGTTCTCGGCGGTATTCGTATCGCCCGAGATCGACGACAGGGTGGAGATCGAGATCAACCCGGCCGACCTGCGCATCGACACCTACCGCTCCTCCGGCGCCGGTGGTCAGCACGTCAACACCACCGACTCGGCGGTGCGTATCACCCACGTGCCAACCAATACCGTGGTGGCCTGCCAGAACGAACGTTCCCAGCACGCCAACAAGGACACCGCCATGAAGATGCTGCGGGCCAAGTTGTACGAGCTGGAAATGCAGAAGCGCAACGCCGCCTCCCAGGCGCTGGAAGACAGCAAGTCGGACATTGGCTGGGGTCACCAGATCCGTTCCTACGTGCTCGACGACTCGCGCATCAAGGATCTGCGTACTGGCGTGGAGCGCAGCGATTGCCAGAAGGTGCTCGACGGCGACCTCGACGGATACCTCGAAGCCAGCCTGAAACAGGGGCTCTGA
- a CDS encoding O-acetyl-ADP-ribose deacetylase, with amino-acid sequence MTLRVWRGDITALAVDAVVNAANRSLLGGGGVDGAIHRAAGPQLREYCSELGGCAVGEARLSPGFRLPACYIIHTVGPIWQGGAQGEPEQLAACYRNSLALAEQHQLHSVAFPAISCGIYGYPLEAAARIAVTELRSGLVAAVHVREVLLVAFSAEQEELYRRLLDA; translated from the coding sequence GTGACGCTCCGCGTCTGGCGCGGCGATATCACCGCACTGGCGGTGGACGCCGTTGTCAATGCCGCCAACCGCTCGCTGCTGGGCGGCGGTGGCGTAGATGGCGCGATCCATCGGGCTGCCGGCCCGCAGCTGCGCGAATACTGCAGCGAATTGGGCGGCTGCGCGGTCGGTGAGGCACGGCTGTCGCCGGGCTTCCGCCTGCCGGCGTGCTACATCATTCATACCGTGGGCCCGATCTGGCAGGGCGGTGCGCAGGGCGAGCCCGAGCAGTTGGCCGCGTGCTACCGCAACAGCCTGGCGCTGGCCGAGCAGCATCAGCTCCACAGCGTCGCCTTTCCGGCAATCAGCTGCGGAATCTACGGTTATCCCCTGGAGGCAGCGGCGCGAATCGCCGTGACAGAGTTGCGCAGCGGGCTGGTTGCTGCGGTGCATGTGCGGGAGGTGCTGCTGGTGGCGTTTTCCGCCGAGCAGGAGGAACTCTACCGGCGCCTGCTGGACGCCTGA
- a CDS encoding tellurite resistance TerB family protein yields the protein MKTSGLLDQLLKAGQDLLNKPQTPAAGGKPAAGGLGDLLGGSAGGSLGNVLSGAGGGALAAGAIGLLLGNKKARKFGGKAVTYGGLAALGVLAYKAYSNWQAQQADAPQQPPQTVDRLPPAQVEEHSQAILKALVAAAKSDGHIDARERQLIDAEVAKLTDDGELQRWLDAELNKPLDPAEVAVAAKTPEMAAEMYLASVLMVDEEHFMERAYLEELARQLKLAPQLKAELESQVRAVAG from the coding sequence ATGAAAACCAGTGGCCTTCTCGATCAACTGCTCAAGGCAGGGCAGGACCTGCTGAACAAGCCGCAGACCCCGGCGGCCGGCGGCAAACCCGCTGCCGGTGGGCTGGGCGATCTGCTGGGTGGAAGCGCGGGCGGTTCGCTCGGCAACGTGCTGTCCGGTGCCGGTGGTGGTGCCCTGGCGGCCGGCGCGATCGGCCTGCTGCTGGGTAACAAGAAGGCCCGCAAGTTCGGCGGCAAGGCCGTGACCTATGGCGGCCTGGCCGCGCTCGGCGTGTTGGCCTACAAGGCCTACAGCAACTGGCAGGCGCAACAGGCCGACGCGCCGCAACAGCCGCCGCAGACCGTCGACCGTCTGCCGCCAGCGCAGGTCGAAGAGCACAGCCAGGCGATTCTCAAGGCGCTGGTGGCGGCGGCGAAGTCCGACGGGCATATCGACGCCCGCGAGCGTCAGCTGATTGATGCCGAAGTGGCCAAGCTGACCGACGATGGCGAGCTGCAGCGCTGGCTGGATGCCGAGCTGAACAAGCCGCTCGACCCGGCCGAGGTCGCCGTCGCGGCGAAGACGCCGGAAATGGCAGCCGAGATGTATCTGGCCAGTGTGCTGATGGTCGACGAAGAACACTTCATGGAGCGTGCCTACCTCGAGGAGCTGGCGCGGCAGCTCAAGCTCGCGCCGCAGCTGAAGGCGGAGCTGGAGAGCCAGGTGCGCGCGGTCGCCGGTTGA